A stretch of DNA from Branchiostoma floridae strain S238N-H82 unplaced genomic scaffold, Bfl_VNyyK Sc7u5tJ_1342, whole genome shotgun sequence:
gacgaagaaactctgccatttgttcgtaggcatcagggtcatgcctcctcgtaatttagagctcgatgacaactcggccgagctaaattcttgactTGTAAAGGAGGCtttaagccggctttacaattcatgcggacgccggccaaATTTGTAGATTgctcagagctcgccgaatttcaacatcgcccgagtatcggctgtattttttgCTGAAAATCTGTCCCCTTTACGAATGGACGGAGCCCGACCGGTTCTTTATAGATCGAGACGGAAAGATCTTCCGACACGTCCTGAACTTCCTACGACTTGGCGAGCTGGTTCTTCCTGAAGGCTTCAAGGAACTCCATCTGCTCGAGAAGGAAGCTGGCTTCTACCAGATCCAAGAGCTGATCAATGCTGTCCAGTTCAAGATGGGAAAAtgaacttacatgtatttgcataacTGATTAAGAAAACACAATAATACCATATTTGGAAAATAATGGGAAATTCGTACTTATAGCATTATGAAGCTATGTGAAGGTGACTATTTGTtgacatgaattatgcaaatcagtgtCACACAGATTCCAACTATGCAGACTAGCAGATGGCATGCCTATCTACAACATTATACGAATGCAACAAAGTGGTCGTGAGTTATAGCAACCCCCACCCCCGTACATATGAATTTATTAGTAGATTGTGCGAAATAAAGAAATGCTTCCTACACAGGGCATAACTATAGTCTATTTATCATATgatatgaatggtttatttatttggaaagaaaacaagtaacgttaacattagcTTAAACATGTCAGTCAAGACGGCTGGATTGCGTCGGGACATTGCATTTAAATTCGCATGAGACATATTTACAAATGGATTATTACGACAAGGATACAAACGTTTAAAACAGTATTTGTCAGGTTAACTTATACGGCAAATTAAAATACTTATCAATGCCGAACAATTGAAAACTTAGTAGTGTTTAAAAGGTGCATCATATATCGCACGGCACTGTATGTATAAATAAATTTATAGAATGTTTATTTTGAACACTCAATGACAGTGCTGGTCTATCTATTTAACAGATTTGGACCTTTTCAGAAGCCGTTTCAAAATtacgaggggggggggcaaaagagCCCCCCAAGGGGTATCTAAAAAAAAGCCGGGTCTAGATAGGGTTcatgctgtaatattgcttatgATGCCTTTAAAAACAAGAATATTCAACGACACATGCTTTTATAGTTTTAATagtactggttgtgtacaaagaaagaAGCTACGATACCGTTACGTATTGTAACAAACTATGCAATAGCAATGTATCGAGCCTCACCCAAGAGTATGATAAAATACAGGACCTTGAATCCTATACCAGCACACCAGTAAATAGTACGAAGCTGTAAGCGTCACCTCCTCAAAAAGTGACAGTTAGATAGGCAGTTGGAGTTTAAAATTACCACAATCCCACCCTTATTGTTGTATTAAAACCTTTTCAGTGAGCTTGCATTATGCAAGTCGTCTGCATGGAAATAGACTAGCCGGACAGAAAGTGTAATCAAGGAGATTCTATGATACTAAATTTTGTCAATAAGATATACAACACTACCCAATCATAGCACATTTTATCATAATACTTCACATATGTTTGCTCTATCAACAATAGAATCATAAGAGTTACATTATACTTTTTCGTCCAAATTAAatgcgagagggcgaaaaaaagaagatgaggggaaaaaagcaaaatgtctagattttcaaaatatacaccAAAAAGAAACGTTGTAAAAAGAGTTCAAGCGACAAAACTTTCAAATCTTACGACATGTCATCGATAGACAGATTGATTAAATACGGATCGAAAACGAAATGATAGCTggcagatacatgaaatatttataatgTCTAACAACTCAAGAATTATTTATATTCTTCTAAGTGATTCTGCTTCTCGCTTCTTAGTGATACGGAAACGTAGGAAGAGACAGGTTTTACAATCAAATGTTTGTCTAACTTCATCATAATTATGAATTTGTCGGTGTTGCATCGGAATTCGGTGTATGGATTTATGAACAAGGGATTTACGCATACGACATACTAAGGTTTGCACTTTGACCCTTGACCTATGATGTCACCGTGTCGCAATCACTGCCACCTGTCAGACTGCACGTTACGCAGAGCTGTATGAGGTCATTACGCCTCCTTCTCGTCGGAGAAACTATCAGGATTTCAACGTCAACTTGTTACTTTGTCGAGTTTCTTTTCAACCCCCTGTTTCACAAATCAGGTATGTCATTAATGCTcgtatatgtaacgttaaacgCGTGGTGAGTTTACTGTTTGTAATTGCAATGAAATGCTAGCAATGACAAAAACGAACGGATGTCAAGGACCAGGAACTAGCTTTTATGCTCTACTAAATGTTTTGTACCACGTaaatgtaatgatatatgttcATACATTGGTTAGGCCCTGATTCAGTCTGAATCTAGTATGCAATCTATCAGACCTTTATGCCCTTTATACCTCCTCTGAGACTCATGGCCGCCATGAAACGCGGCTTGCAGatcgatttgagcttctcatgaataaataaagttcaaaCAAATTAGGTGCACGCATTTTGCCAGGGAAGACAAAAACAGAATGAATTGCCGTCAGCTTGTTTTGTGGAGCTCCGGGATTCAAAAGAAAAAGCTGTGTCAATATCAACTAAGTACCTGTTCCAAAAATCGGGTACTGTCATATTTCTTATAAATGTTGAGCTCGTTAAACAAGTGTCATTCAATAGAATTACTAAGTAACAGCCAGGGGCTCCGGTAACGTAGCAAAATCACGCTTCATATAGTGTTCATTATAAATGTAATTATCTATTGCATACCTCTTTCCAACTAAGATTTCTTGTAACATCTTAGGCCAAGTTCCAGCTTGAATGAGAAAAGCTTGTTATTAACTTCCTACGCAGACTTATAGATCGGCGGCGTGTACATTTGGGGGTTGGGGTGTGCacgtgtgtgggggggggggggggggtgccttAGGGGTGGTGGTGGTAGGGGAGCAATGATTCAAGATTTTCAACAGGCccaaccgttttttttttattcttagaCGTAATGAAACATTCTAGTAGCTCTGATGAAAAGAACTTGTAATGGATGTCATTCGAAACGTCTGAgggtaaatctccatttttatccagctgtagagattgaattgcatttgaaCATGGGCTAAGGTTCCCTTTTTTCGTACTATTTCCAGATTCTAGAGGGTTGTTcaaacaagtacaatgaaccgTAAACAGCGTCAATCACCCTCGGCACAAAAGAGCCCTGATGCCGACAACAACCGTCAAGAATCGGGCTCGATACAAAAGGGCCCTGATGACGATATCGTGTCGCTGAACGTCGGCGGGCACTTCTACACAACGACAAGAGGCACTCTCACCCGCTTCGGGAACTTTGCTGGGTTGTGCTGGATGTTTCGTCCCGATGGCGCGTACGATTCAAAAGCGTACAACTTTACTACAACGGAGCCTTTTCCCTCCTTGTGGGACAAGCAGGGCCGGTTCGTCATAGATCGGGACGGGAAGATCTTCCGACACGTCCTAAACTTCCTCCGACTTGGTGAGCTGGTTCTTCCCGACGACTTCAAGGAACTCCGTCTGCTCGAGAAGGAAGCTGAGTACTACCAGATGCCGGAGCTAGCCGAGGCTGTCCGGATAATGATGGGAAAGAAACATGCTGATTCCAGTAACAAACATAAAGTATTAAGCCTTGCTGGAGGGCTTCTCTTGCTTGCTTCCGTCTATACTCTAGTTAGAGCCCGTATTTCGGTCAATTGACGGAACTATCTaaggtaaaaataaaaataaaaaactgCAAGTAAAGCTTTAAGGTAGCCCTCAATAGTCGCCCAAATCGATAACGCATATTGTTATGACCACCGTGATAGctcatttattatttattacaGATTTgcgaaagcaaaaaaaaaaaactgttttgttatGGGTATGTTATGGTGTCACTGTTGGAATAATTAAAGCCACAACAGTAATGTTTAGTCTGCTCTAATGCGGGATCTTCAATGTGATTTGAATATGCAACTTTGACATGTAATGTTATGAAAGTGTTGATGCGGTCTGTACATTATCGACCCAAAATTCGATATCTGAGTTAGTTATTGGAACTACGCCATTTATTAGGAAAGGGACGCCGTGTGCCCTTGAAAGATcgcctaaggcttaggtcacatttccaaatcgggtagctttcgggagcaaaaagaataatatgaaacacataaaaatacatgaaagCGCCAAAATAAGATTCGTGGGCaggatttgtgtatatttctaggtatacattttaatttttcgtttcttaaaacatcccggccgggccccggtttggaaatgtgacataagcCTAAGCTATGTAGCAGTCTAGCGAAAGCcgttcttcatcatcatcatgggttacccccatataaccccgcaaggggcaaagtaggggggtagctgaggtcccgggttagggcgggcagccctcctgcctggcgcggaagctctcaactgtgggagcacttactaccgcgccaggcagggaattccactccggaattcttgcgttatgcgacatgaaagcTTGCGCGGGGCTCAACCCccctgtctgaatagggttaaagtcgGTTTGAACAAAGAATTTATAATCTCCTCGGTTCATGAATTAATGAAAACCTTTATTCTATAATATACCCAGTGGTTTAGTTACAGACCGCAACAATGATAGTTGAAAGATACACATAAAGCATTTACACTGTCACACTGAATGAATTCGACTTAATTGTTCTCGCTTCTTAGTGATACTGAAAATATAAGAACAGATAGGTTTTACAATCGAATGTTTGTCTAACTTCATGAATTTGTCTGTGTTACTTAGGTGTATGAACTTATGAACAAGAAATTTATTGAAACGCATACGACGTACAAAAGTTCGCACTTTGACCCTTGACCTATAAATTGTCACCGTGTCACTGCCACCTGTTCGACAGTATACAAGGTCATCACGTCTATTTCTCGTAAGCGAAACTATAAGACTTTATGTTGGCTTGAAATTGTAACTCAATCGAGTGTAATCAACCCCTTGTTTCACAATTTAGGTATGTTTCGAAGTCCTGTGTATTAGTCCAGCGGCATAGCTGAAAAATAGACTAACTTGCAGatttgtctaaaagcaccaaatttggcacacatATAGTCAAACATGTTCTAACTAAATCTAGATATGGAGGCATCTCAGCCGGGGAGCACTTTTAAAGCACTTTCAACTTAGAGCCCCCTTGCACATTTCATTCTTATTTTTGCTCATTAAGTAGATACTTTATCaatgaaagtttttttcacgttcGAATTTTCCGGGCTTACTTTTCAGACATACAGCTGAGATGCGAAGATATCTAAGTATGCAATTATGTAAAATGTAGACTGCAATGTGACTTCTTGCTAAATATTATTTTGACATCATAGTATCAACTTGAATAAATGGAATACAGTGCAAATATCCACAAACTGGTCATTTGTTCAGTCCGTCATTTTCATGTATAAATACCTGGATAGCAGCGCTTTCACGACTGAGTGAACAGAGCAATGGAACAGAACAAAAGAACAAGGTGTTCTTGTGAACACCAGTTCTAGGTCCCAACAGTTACCGGTTTTGAAAGGCTTTTGCACTTGGCCGGCTGTGTTTAGCCTCAGGTAAGTTCTTTGTTTTTGCCATATAGAACGAATGTTACCAGTTACTACCTATCAATATaaggttactctccaagcataggtcgagtcgcgtagatatagtagtagtcggaaacaATACACGGgcgcttggagagtacataagGTATAGTATATAAGATGGGATTTTTATAATCAGTGTCTTTATGTCATAATCAGTGTAATTATTCTTTACTTAAGAATATCCCTATGATCTACCTATGTCGCGTATTTCCCATTTGTAAGGTAGGCTACTATCGGTCTCTTTGTAATAAAGGGTATGATTGCAAAATTTATTTACAAACTTCAGATATTTGTATGGTGTAAAAAAGGGTTGGTTTCTGCTTTGTTTGCAGGATGCAGGACTTTAGACTGTAGTGCGTTCTTTTAGTCGAGGCAAAATTTTGAGGAAGACGTTTCATCAAGTTGGATCCGGAAAGCCGCCCCCACAAAACTGATAGGGATCTGTGCATCATTTGTCAAGAAAATGCCCAAGAGACACTGACATGTCCAGCACAATAAAATAGGCAGACTCTGGAAAGTGGCTACACAACATTGCATATTGGCCAATAATCTAAAAGAATCTAATGACCTCGAAAGTCTGCCCTTATCTCTGAAGCTAGATAGACTTGATGAAGGATGTGGGATTGAGGCAGCAATGAATGAACACAAGGCGAGCTGGCACAAGACTTGTATGCTTCAATATAACTCAACAATGCTGAAAAGGGCTAGGAAAAGAGCAGCTCATAAAGATAATGACGTGTCTACGGAGACGATTTAAACGAACAAGATCACACGCAAGTTCAAATCCGAAGAAGGTATGCTTCCTAAATGCATGGTAAATTTGCTGGATTCTACGTTATATATACGCGTCCGGGGTAGGTCAAACTGTAAGAATTTCCTCGGTCAGCTTGTTGTGTCGGACAGCGGGCttcagaagaaaaaacttttaaaacaatCTGTTATGAAATGGCACTGTATTATTGCTCATAAATGTATAGCCTGAGTGTTATTTTACTGAATTTAAGTTTACCTGGGATCCCCTGTTTAGAATCGTGATTAATTGCCATAAAAAAATCCATGCTACCATTCCAGAAGTTTGCGAAAAATTCTGCTAAAGTGTGTTGTGGTTGCCACGACCATGCCTGGCGTAGCATATTTGGGCTGTCCTATATAGCAAATGAAagtgtatataacgttatcacaGTTAACGTCGCTACCacgtaaagtgcctttctggCGAGGCCTCAGGAGCTAGCCTAATAtcatagtgtgcgtccgtttgacaaaaattcccagAATTCCACGGCATGGCAGGAATTTTACCAAgcctgcgtagttgcatcatccgtTTAGTGGGGAATAACTCAGAAATTgggtttgtttattgtttattgtttattgttcattaactcctttagttgttaatATTCAATGCAACAACtaatcttccaggagtaatacacatgacacttggacacatacagtttgcaacacacatacaacatgtcaataaaaatcattaaacaaaacgCATGTGCCTTATCCAGAAATCATCAAGCCCCTCATGTGTCTTAAGCTAAGTCTCGCATATGTTTCACCAGCTGCCGTCTGAAATTCCTGGATGTGTTCGCAGTTTGCAGCTCATGTGATAGTTTGTTCCAATCTGATGCTGCTCTATATGTGAAGGATGTTTTCaggctgtttgtttttggtttttcaGTTCTTAAGTTTTGCCGTGCCGCGTGTCTTGTATGATAACTATGCTGGCCCTATACCAAATGTAGTCTACTGTACAATAAAGACGGCTCCCTGGCAAGGAGTACCttgtgaaatgtacacatgctgcTTACATAGAGTCTTTCGCTTAAAGTCAACCATGATAAGACATTGTGCATATGCTTGATCGGGGTGCGGTTAGTTCCCAAGGTAAGTCTGCCTGCTTTATTCTGCATCACGTGTAGCGCGGCGATGTTCTTTTGTGTAGTAGAAGCCCAAACCGCTGCACAGTAGTCAAGACGTTGCAAGGTAAGTGtttctgttaacattttcaTTAAGGACTGATCCAAGTATGCAACACTCCTTCTGATGGCGCCCAGGGACCTAGCCATTTTCTTTATGGTTTCTTCTACATGAAGGTTCTACGTGAGACACTCATCCAAGGTGCTCCCAAGTAGCTTCATTGTTGTTACTTGTTGTATAGGACATCCGTCAGCAAACAAGGTGAGTTTCGGTTTCTTTGACATTTTGGGTCTACTCCCAAGCAACATACACATTGTCTTATTTGCATTCAAGAACAGTCTGTTTAGCCTCACCCAGTTACATATATTATTAAAATCTTCCTGTAAATTGACCGTTACTGTCTCCACTGATGGTGAGCACGTGTATGCAGATGTGTCGTCTGCGTACATTCCGGGGATCGTTTCCCTCACGGCAAAAGGTAGGTCATTTATAAATATTGTGAACAGCAAGGGGCCAAGGCAACTACCTTGGGGTACGCCACAATTAACCTCCCTAAACGGCGAGTTCGTGCCGTTGAAGTGTACGCACTGTTCTCTTCCTGCTAGGTAACAGTCCATCCAATGCACTGCTGTGTCTGAGAAACCGTAGCACGCCAGTTTTTGAAACAGAAAGCTGTGATCCACCAAGTCAAAGGCAGCGGAAAAATCCAAGAATATGGCCCCGACGATGTTACCCTGGTCGATCTTACGATACCAGTCATCGACTAGTTGCAAGAGTGCAGTGCATGTCGAGTGATGTTTTCTGTAGGCGTGTTGGTAGGGTGACATCAGGTCATTCACTTTGAAATAGTCCGATAATTGAGAACTCACAACTTTCTCCATCACTTTACTGAAAGCAGGTAAGAGACTTATTAATTGGTCTACTGTTCGGCCCGCTTAAACGAGTCGTTGACGACTTGGGCAGAGGAACAACCTTGGCTCTTTTCCATGCCGTCGGATACTCAGAGGTAATGAGCGATAAGTTTATGATGTAGCACAGTGGTCTGGCAATCTGATCGGCCGCCAACCTTAACAGCTTGTTGTCGACATTGTCAAGTCCAGTAGCTTTCCCATCAGATAAGGACAGAAGGTGTTTGTGGATCTGTTCCCAATGTGTCAGTTGAAAGTCAAAACTACAGTCCTTTCCCACCATGACCTTATCCCTTATCAGCTGGAGAAGGTCCCCGTTTGGTTGCGAGTCCAACCCTGCTCTCAGAGAGTTCACCTTCTGCGTAAAGAATGAGTTGAAGTAGTCCGCTACGTCACCTGCCTTAGTGAGGATCTCTCCGTCCCGCTCTACAGTACAGGCTGACCGACGAAGCCCTCTACCCATCATTCCATTCAGTGTTCTCCACATTTCCTTTGGGTCATATCTGGACTCAGCTATCTTAGATTTGAAGTACGCGGCTTTCTTTTTCCGATTtagtttgacagctgcattcCTAAGTTTCTTGTATATGCACATGTCTGAAACGAGGCCTGACGCAAGAGCTTCCTTCTTAGCGTCATCTCTGAGCTTCATTACTTCTCGAAGTTCATCGTCCACCCATCCTGCCGGGTTCGACCTCACAGTCCGTCTTTTAGCAGGGGCATGTTGATCGGCTACATTGcaaaacaatgttgtaaacAGGTGCAGTGCTTCATTTACATCTGACTCATCGTATACAATGTGCCAAGGTACCATGCTCATGTCTTTCTGGAAGTCGTCCGGGTTGAACTTACTGTAGGTTCTTTTATAGGCAACATGTGGCTGAGTCTTTGGAACCTTAGTCTTCCTTGTCAAGTAGATGATGTTGTGATCCGTAAAACCCAGAGGCGTTGACTTTGTTGTTGTGCACTTTTCCTTGCAGTTTGTAAAAGCCAGATCGATACACGTAGCTGTAATTGAGGTCAACTAGTTCATGTACGTACTCGGGATCGACCGTCCGAGCGGGTGTCGAACGTCGGCGAGTTCCGATCTCGAGCGAAGGCACCCGAAGGTCGCCGAAGGCGATCAACACCAAAAGGTCGCCCTAGGCGACCAGCGAGCGGAGCGTGATTTTTCCAGAAAAGAGAGCTAGTCAAGCGCTGATGGGGGCGTTTTATAAGCGCAGCGGGTGGACATTGTCTGGTGGCTCGGCTTGAGTGCCAGTTTGCTTGTGTGGCACCACTGTGTACTAGTGTGACACTTTTATTAATGTATACATCCTgacttattgtgacctgtacttagctcggttgggcaaaattgtacaataaaggtcttcattcaattatcaGTAACGTATCTCCTCTTTGTTgcagccaataacaaaaattccgaggcctattgtCCATGGTCAACCTGGGTGTTCGGGGCGTCATAAAGACAATAGCAAAAattaacacacaaaaatgtatgcaaCAGCTGGTGCCGGAACAAACAATGGCGGTAATTTGTCTAAACAAATCGTAATCCAAAACCGGCAAGATTTGTTTCTGGACCAAACTGGTGATGATACTGACTCAATAAATGTACCAAAGCAAGAAGATCTTTCCAAGATTGTTGACAAAATACCCGTTAATACAATAATTCTGCATATTAATCCTGTATAGGGTTAGTGTCTATATCCCCACAAAGAAGTATCAATACATAAAGGCATGCTATACATGCAGTATTCAGACTGACAAACGAAGGCATCTTACTTGCAAATCCTAAAAGTTTGTAAGCAGACAATAGCAGCGACGAAACTATACTCTCTCTTAGCTAGATTCACATTCAGGTACATTACCTAATACATAATAACTTAAAACTATTTGCTCAATTGTTGCGTATTACAAGAGATATTTCTAAAACCTTATCATGGGAATATTACCAAAAATTCTAATAGTTAAAAATGCAGTTGCTAAAAGTAGTTTAGATCTACATAACAAGCATAACGAGCCGCGGAGAGGCACTGTCCAATGCTGAGCCAGCAATAAAGTTAAGTGGCAAAAGAATGAGGATAAATGTGTCGTACCTACCTAACCAGTAGCATACAAATATAAGAACTAAAATACAGGTGTTTTAAAAAGATTGTTGGCTCGGTCAGTACCTCTCAGCTGAAGGTAGAGGCATATCGCGCATCAGAGCTCAGCATGGATGGCGCCCTCCCCACGAAATATGAAGGTGGCTATAAAATCTTCCTAAGCTGGAAAGTTTTCAGAAATTTTCACTTTGATGTGTTCTACAATGtatgaatcatgaaaatgtgcaagtctgttgcataaaacttacaaaagcttgaatatttcatggaggtatgaggtcgccgaactctagttttatatgaattatgctaataaggatcgtatttgcataattgataagaaaAGTGCTAGAGATTAGCCTTCTCTTTCAAGATATGAGCGTCATACTTTCGACAGCTCTTTAATTTGGGTCGACAAGATGATCAGCTgatatataatttatgcaagtGATGATTTTATCTATGAGAATCATTCTTATAATTAGGACTACTACTTTTAACTACAGGTTGTACACGTCCATTCTATCCCAAAAGTCACACTTGTCCTTCCGATAGTCATGTATCAGGGAAGTGCTAGGAGTACTGATGTTCAGGCAAGGAAAGTTCCCTTCTTGGTTGTACT
This window harbors:
- the LOC118407431 gene encoding BTB/POZ domain-containing protein KCTD19-like, whose product is MTECFRVDESSYVQTPDRFFIDRDGKIFRHVLNFLRLGELVLPEGFKELHLLEKEAGFYQIQELINAVQFKMGKRVVQTSTMNRKQRQSPSAQKSPDADNNRQESGSIQKGPDDDIVSLNVGGHFYTTTRGTLTRFGNFAGLCWMFRPDGAYDSKAYNFTTTEPFPSLWDKQGRFVIDRDGKIFRHVLNFLRLGELVLPDDFKELRLLEKEAEYYQMPELAEAVRIMMGKKHADSSNKHKVLSLAGGLLLLASVYTLVRARISVN